A single window of Candidatus Rhabdochlamydia oedothoracis DNA harbors:
- a CDS encoding D-alanyl-D-alanine carboxypeptidase family protein, with protein MMRFIFLFILISRLANTALQVDISAKAAVLMNAETGAILYEKNADLPLYPASITKVITALYALEKRGDRLDQMVEISKEAVSSVSPQARRDKLGAHPPYRLEFGGSLMGLKAAELVSAKDLFYGLMLSSGNDAANALAEWVSGNIPQFMEELNEYVKSLGCKQTTLTTPHGLTHTHHKTTAYDMCLLTKKALEQLFFCEVVKTINYLKPASNKQPQAELLQHNSLLKPGKFYYPKAIGVKTGYTASSGYTIVAAAADQNRKMIVVLMGCDKLEQRYRDTIALFEAGFNEPKIKRTLFSKNFDVFSTIQKKSKSPIKAILHEDVVIHYYASEEPLIKPELEWKPIAFPIQPGQRLATLSLYDQNSQVLDVYPLYAMEKVNSTFYYQILDKCLSWSTNLKRSMSLLMLGLGIAVLFFSFVWVNRRA; from the coding sequence ATGATGCGATTTATATTTCTTTTTATATTAATCAGCCGATTAGCTAATACTGCTCTGCAAGTTGATATTTCCGCAAAAGCTGCTGTTTTAATGAATGCAGAAACAGGAGCTATTCTTTACGAAAAAAATGCTGATTTGCCTTTATATCCGGCTAGTATCACCAAAGTTATTACAGCCTTATACGCTTTAGAAAAACGGGGCGATCGATTAGATCAAATGGTTGAGATTTCAAAAGAAGCGGTTAGTAGTGTTTCTCCTCAAGCGAGAAGAGATAAATTAGGAGCTCATCCACCCTATCGTCTTGAATTTGGTGGATCGCTTATGGGATTAAAAGCAGCAGAGCTGGTTTCTGCTAAAGATCTATTCTATGGACTGATGCTTTCTTCGGGGAATGATGCGGCAAACGCACTAGCTGAATGGGTATCTGGAAACATACCGCAGTTTATGGAAGAATTAAATGAATATGTAAAATCTCTGGGATGTAAGCAAACAACTTTAACCACTCCTCATGGATTAACTCATACTCATCATAAAACAACTGCTTATGATATGTGTTTATTGACAAAAAAAGCTCTAGAGCAATTATTTTTTTGTGAGGTGGTTAAAACTATAAATTATTTAAAGCCAGCTAGTAATAAACAACCACAAGCAGAATTACTCCAACATAACTCTTTACTAAAGCCTGGTAAGTTTTATTACCCTAAGGCAATAGGGGTAAAGACAGGATACACTGCAAGCTCAGGGTATACTATAGTAGCAGCAGCAGCAGATCAAAATAGAAAAATGATAGTAGTGCTTATGGGTTGCGATAAGTTAGAACAGAGATATAGAGATACCATTGCTCTTTTTGAAGCAGGATTTAATGAACCAAAAATCAAAAGGACTCTCTTTTCTAAAAATTTTGATGTATTTAGCACCATACAAAAGAAGAGTAAAAGCCCGATTAAAGCCATTTTACACGAAGATGTAGTGATCCATTATTACGCTTCAGAGGAACCATTGATAAAACCGGAATTGGAATGGAAGCCTATTGCTTTTCCTATTCAACCAGGACAGCGATTAGCAACACTGTCTTTATATGATCAAAACAGTCAAGTTTTAGATGTCTATCCTTTATATGCAATGGAAAAAGTAAACTCTACTTTTTATTATCAAATTTTAGACAAATGTCTAAGTTGGAGCACCAACTTAAAGAGGTCAATGTCTTTACTTATGTTGGGATTAGGAATAGCGGTATTATTTTTTAGTTTTGTTTGGGTAAACAGACGCGCTTAA
- a CDS encoding IS630 family transposase: MQLKANFITRNQKDILKARHRHERDKRLCDRVKSILLLDEGWTYPQVAHALLLEDDTIRRYYKIYSEDGKEALLNLNYTWKACWLSQNQLEQLKIYVKEEAPHSAKQVINFAKDRFGICYTPSAMVSLLHRLNFTYKKPKLIPGKVHEEAKKLFSQELEKEFAQTDQLLSLDGVHPQHNSKPSYGWYEKGSKAILLTNTGRKRININGALDVKRLEFTTLSSNSINAQSALDLFKKWEEKYPFAQRIVVICDNAA, from the coding sequence ATGCAACTAAAAGCGAACTTTATCACAAGAAACCAAAAAGATATCCTTAAAGCCCGTCACCGCCATGAACGGGATAAAAGGCTATGCGATAGAGTCAAATCTATTTTATTGTTAGATGAAGGGTGGACATACCCACAAGTAGCACATGCTTTACTCCTCGAGGACGATACGATAAGACGTTATTATAAAATCTATTCAGAAGACGGAAAAGAAGCCTTACTAAATTTGAACTATACATGGAAAGCTTGCTGGCTCAGTCAAAATCAGCTTGAGCAACTAAAAATCTATGTAAAAGAAGAAGCACCCCATTCGGCTAAACAAGTCATTAATTTTGCCAAAGACCGCTTTGGAATATGTTATACGCCATCAGCTATGGTTTCTTTACTGCACCGCTTAAACTTCACCTATAAAAAGCCTAAGCTGATCCCTGGAAAAGTGCATGAGGAAGCAAAAAAGCTTTTTTCACAAGAATTGGAAAAAGAATTCGCTCAAACAGATCAACTGCTTTCTCTAGATGGGGTTCATCCTCAACACAATTCGAAACCCTCTTATGGATGGTATGAAAAAGGATCTAAAGCTATATTGCTAACGAACACAGGACGTAAACGTATCAATATCAATGGAGCTTTAGATGTAAAGCGCTTAGAATTTACAACTCTTTCTTCCAACTCTATCAATGCGCAATCTGCTCTTGATTTGTTTAAAAAATGGGAAGAAAAGTATCCTTTTGCACAAAGAATCGTGGTTATATGCGATAATGCTGCCTAA
- the fabZ gene encoding 3-hydroxyacyl-ACP dehydratase FabZ — protein MSEALSEQNIVLNIKEIAKILPHRYPFLLVDKIIHLSLDENRIVGQKSVTFNEHFFQGHFPDAPIMPGVLVLEALAQTGGILIYKKGFHAKTAVLLNIQDAKFRKPVVPGDMLRLEVSMLHLSGSGGKISACAIVNEKVVTEAKIGFALLDKDQL, from the coding sequence ATGAGTGAAGCCCTTTCAGAGCAAAATATCGTTTTGAATATTAAGGAAATTGCCAAAATTTTGCCCCATCGTTATCCTTTCTTGCTCGTTGATAAAATCATTCACTTAAGCCTTGATGAGAATCGGATCGTTGGACAAAAAAGTGTTACGTTTAACGAACATTTCTTTCAAGGTCATTTCCCTGATGCTCCCATTATGCCCGGCGTTCTTGTATTGGAAGCTTTGGCTCAAACAGGAGGGATTTTAATTTACAAAAAAGGATTTCATGCAAAAACAGCTGTATTATTGAATATTCAAGATGCAAAGTTTCGCAAACCTGTTGTCCCAGGCGATATGTTAAGGCTAGAAGTATCCATGCTACACTTAAGTGGAAGTGGGGGGAAAATTTCAGCATGCGCAATAGTAAATGAGAAAGTAGTAACAGAAGCTAAAATTGGATTTGCGTTACTTGATAAAGATCAGCTTTAG
- the rsmA gene encoding 16S rRNA (adenine(1518)-N(6)/adenine(1519)-N(6))-dimethyltransferase RsmA, whose product MSIYKPSVLKEFLRFFHIHAKKALSQNFLIDGNIVRKIIDAAQIQAGDVVLEIGPGPGALTEALLTKGAIVTAIEKDSVFAEQLHRLQDLGNLTIEKEDFLLFDLEKFLDSKKNKIKVVANLPYHITTPILLTLLPHYDKIDALTFMVQKEYADRMIASSKTPHYSHLSLLVSFFCQAKLLFTINPSCFFPKPKVRSAVVHCRLNPPALKDDIDAFFFLTRSAFQQKRKMLRSSLKPLASSKFVEQVLQTMHLPITARPEELNLQEFISLFTQLKRVCLPKQN is encoded by the coding sequence ATGAGCATTTATAAACCCTCTGTGCTTAAAGAGTTTTTGCGCTTCTTTCATATTCACGCTAAAAAAGCGCTCTCTCAAAATTTTCTCATTGACGGCAATATCGTACGCAAAATTATAGATGCAGCTCAAATACAAGCAGGTGATGTGGTCTTAGAAATTGGACCAGGACCTGGCGCTCTAACAGAAGCATTATTAACAAAAGGGGCTATTGTTACAGCTATTGAAAAAGATTCTGTATTTGCAGAGCAATTACATCGTTTGCAAGATTTAGGAAATTTAACAATAGAAAAAGAAGACTTTTTATTATTTGATTTAGAAAAATTTTTAGACTCTAAAAAAAATAAAATCAAAGTGGTTGCAAACCTTCCTTATCACATTACTACCCCTATTTTACTAACACTACTTCCCCATTATGATAAGATTGATGCTTTAACCTTTATGGTACAAAAAGAATACGCTGATCGAATGATTGCTTCCTCAAAAACTCCTCATTATAGTCATCTCTCTTTACTTGTAAGTTTTTTTTGTCAAGCAAAACTCCTTTTTACCATTAATCCAAGTTGTTTCTTCCCTAAACCAAAAGTCAGATCTGCTGTTGTGCATTGCAGGTTAAATCCACCTGCTCTAAAAGATGATATAGACGCATTTTTTTTTCTAACTCGTAGTGCTTTTCAACAGAAAAGAAAAATGTTACGCTCGTCTTTAAAACCCCTAGCTTCCAGTAAGTTCGTTGAACAGGTTCTTCAAACCATGCACCTTCCTATAACTGCAAGACCAGAAGAACTTAATTTACAAGAATTTATTTCTTTATTTACACAACTTAAGCGCGTCTGTTTACCCAAACAAAACTAA
- a CDS encoding DoxX family protein, giving the protein MFRSTIIFLGRVCISLIFIATAFQKLLDWQGAEQQFITAIHNLSVIGGQKEWVKQGLEMILCRSSLAFFMQTIIEFLGGVCIFLGLFVRFAAFILVLMVLGTILVFYPFWLASGIERASQMTLFLQHLSILGGLLLLMGYNRRKKEVIIRHDPIIPPKIDDV; this is encoded by the coding sequence ATGTTTCGATCCACGATTATATTTTTAGGCCGGGTTTGTATTAGTTTAATTTTTATAGCAACTGCTTTTCAAAAATTACTTGATTGGCAAGGAGCAGAGCAGCAGTTTATAACTGCTATACATAATTTAAGTGTGATAGGTGGGCAAAAGGAGTGGGTAAAACAAGGATTAGAAATGATTCTTTGTAGGTCATCGCTTGCCTTCTTTATGCAAACAATTATAGAGTTCCTAGGAGGTGTATGTATTTTTTTAGGGCTCTTTGTTCGCTTTGCAGCTTTTATTTTAGTTTTGATGGTCTTAGGGACAATACTGGTCTTTTATCCATTTTGGCTTGCATCAGGTATTGAGCGAGCATCGCAAATGACCTTGTTTTTACAACATTTAAGTATACTAGGAGGGCTTTTATTGTTGATGGGGTATAATCGAAGAAAAAAAGAAGTAATTATTCGTCATGATCCTATTATTCCGCCAAAAATAGATGATGTTTAG
- a CDS encoding S-adenosylmethionine decarboxylase family protein: protein MKNALHECITACEATLLHLHRFEPSGGISGIALLAESHKSIHSWPEKKYAAIDLLIDFLHNPLF from the coding sequence ATGAAAAATGCCCTACATGAGTGTATTACTGCTTGTGAAGCGACTCTTTTACATCTACATCGGTTTGAACCAAGCGGCGGCATTAGCGGTATTGCTCTTTTAGCAGAATCCCATAAGAGTATTCATTCTTGGCCTGAAAAAAAATATGCAGCTATTGATCTATTAATAGATTTCTTGCATAACCCCTTATTTTAA
- the lpxC gene encoding UDP-3-O-acyl-N-acetylglucosamine deacetylase, with the protein MPIVERKQRTLRKSVSISGIGVFTGQETTLTFHPSLADQGIVFQRTDLLNAPKIIASLDSVYSTPRCTIIGNKKASIQMVEHLLASLRAHEIDNVFIQVSGPEVPILDGSSKDFSQLIEETGIIELSEEKKIFSLQSPIFWSNEQVQIIAIPANEYRLSYTLHYPHCLGIGTQFHTFVLSQEEFVKEIASCRTFSIYEEVVPMMEKGFIKRGGLENAILVKENKVINPEGLRYPNEMARHKILDLIGDLSLIPISFLAHIIAIRSGHTSNNFFAKLLYNQIKMENF; encoded by the coding sequence ATGCCGATTGTTGAAAGAAAACAACGCACTCTTCGAAAAAGTGTATCTATTTCAGGAATAGGGGTCTTTACCGGACAAGAAACCACTCTGACTTTTCATCCTTCTCTTGCAGACCAGGGGATTGTATTTCAGCGCACGGATCTGCTGAATGCGCCTAAGATTATCGCTTCGTTAGATTCTGTATACAGTACTCCTAGATGTACCATAATTGGTAACAAAAAGGCATCTATACAAATGGTTGAACATTTACTCGCTTCTTTGCGTGCTCACGAAATTGATAATGTATTCATTCAAGTCTCCGGTCCAGAAGTTCCTATATTGGATGGTAGTTCTAAAGATTTTTCTCAATTGATTGAAGAAACAGGTATAATAGAGTTAAGTGAAGAAAAAAAAATATTTTCTTTGCAATCACCTATATTCTGGTCCAATGAACAGGTTCAGATTATTGCAATTCCAGCTAATGAGTATCGGTTGAGTTATACTCTGCACTATCCTCATTGTTTAGGAATTGGTACGCAGTTTCATACGTTTGTTTTAAGCCAAGAGGAATTTGTTAAAGAAATTGCTTCTTGTCGCACTTTTTCTATTTATGAAGAAGTAGTTCCTATGATGGAAAAGGGGTTTATTAAAAGAGGCGGTTTAGAGAATGCAATTCTCGTAAAGGAAAATAAAGTGATTAATCCAGAAGGACTGCGTTATCCAAATGAAATGGCTCGTCATAAAATCTTAGATCTAATAGGGGATCTTTCTCTTATACCTATTTCCTTTTTAGCACATATTATCGCTATTCGTTCTGGACATACTTCTAATAATTTTTTTGCTAAATTGCTATATAATCAAATTAAAATGGAGAACTTTTGA
- a CDS encoding RsmB/NOP family class I SAM-dependent RNA methyltransferase gives MLPLDRFLKEYFRFHKAIGSKDRKVLCENIYSMVRWKGLLDYLCNKPISWEARYQKLIQIKPDHFFDNTQIPLHIRLSFPKELFSLIVESLGEEKARFFCRASNSIAPITVRVNLLKTSRKNLLKTWEKEFAATCGSFHTAIILPKRVNFFTLPEFKMGHFEVQDEASQRLADLVAVEPGQLVLDFCAGSGGKSLAIAPKMQGKGQLFLHDIRKHTLIEAKKRLKRAGVQNAQLLLPDSSQKKSLYEKFDWVLVDAPCSGTGTMRRNPDMKWRFTSKMFQKTLEEQRLIFKQALRFVKPGGHIVYMTCSVLRLENQEQTQYFKKTFLLNTISSSFSTLPLDSKDPDGFYGQVFVK, from the coding sequence ATGCTTCCCTTAGATCGTTTCCTAAAGGAATATTTTCGTTTTCATAAAGCCATAGGTTCTAAAGATCGGAAGGTCTTATGTGAAAATATTTATTCTATGGTAAGGTGGAAAGGTCTGTTGGATTATTTATGTAATAAGCCTATTTCATGGGAAGCTAGATACCAAAAACTTATTCAAATAAAACCGGATCATTTTTTTGATAATACACAGATTCCCTTACATATACGCTTAAGTTTCCCCAAAGAACTCTTTTCTTTGATTGTAGAGAGTTTAGGCGAAGAAAAAGCTCGTTTTTTTTGTCGAGCTAGTAATTCTATAGCCCCTATAACGGTAAGAGTTAACCTGTTAAAAACTTCTCGAAAAAATCTATTAAAAACATGGGAAAAGGAATTCGCTGCAACTTGTGGCTCGTTTCACACAGCGATTATTTTACCCAAAAGAGTCAATTTTTTTACTCTTCCCGAATTCAAAATGGGTCATTTTGAGGTGCAAGATGAAGCAAGCCAGCGTCTTGCAGATCTAGTTGCGGTTGAACCAGGGCAGTTAGTGCTCGACTTTTGTGCAGGAAGCGGCGGAAAATCTTTAGCGATCGCTCCTAAAATGCAAGGAAAAGGACAGCTGTTTTTACATGATATTAGAAAGCACACCCTAATCGAAGCTAAAAAACGTTTAAAAAGAGCCGGCGTACAAAATGCTCAATTGTTGCTTCCTGATTCTTCTCAAAAAAAATCTCTATATGAAAAATTTGACTGGGTATTAGTTGATGCTCCTTGCAGTGGGACTGGTACAATGCGGAGAAATCCCGATATGAAATGGCGCTTCACTTCAAAGATGTTTCAGAAGACACTAGAAGAACAAAGACTGATCTTTAAGCAGGCTTTGCGTTTTGTCAAACCAGGAGGTCATATCGTATACATGACCTGTAGCGTATTACGATTAGAAAACCAAGAACAAACTCAATATTTTAAAAAAACTTTTTTATTAAACACTATTTCTTCTTCTTTTAGCACTTTGCCTTTGGACTCAAAGGATCCTGATGGATTCTATGGGCAAGTCTTTGTAAAATAA
- a CDS encoding IS110 family transposase: MKHYIGLDVSMKRTFICVLNEQGKIVHEGSEKTDPDLLADYFSKRDFQEIVVGFESGCLSHYLVTGFRKRAIDPLCMDARKLSTILALKINKTDKNDARGIAEALRSGMYTRVHCKPQDSVEKSILLVSRRALIKQQTQLKNTVRGLLKSYGIRLGSVGSKRFSSVVVKQIEKQEKSIVLSITSLLNTFDKVVEEVEKLDKEMLKLVSQDKEVQRLMTIPGVGPVTALTYKTEIFDPTRFNDSKSVGAYLGMTPKQYASGEVQRQGRISKCGSSELRSLLVEAGIVMLTRSKKWSKLKAWGLKIMRKKGMKKAALAVGRKLSVIMHKMLIEQKEFIYGEPKAA, from the coding sequence ATGAAGCATTATATTGGATTAGATGTATCAATGAAAAGAACTTTTATCTGTGTATTAAATGAACAAGGTAAGATTGTCCATGAAGGTTCAGAAAAAACAGATCCTGATTTACTAGCAGATTATTTTTCCAAAAGAGATTTTCAAGAAATCGTTGTTGGCTTTGAAAGTGGATGTTTATCTCATTACCTAGTCACAGGATTTAGAAAAAGAGCTATAGATCCCCTATGTATGGATGCAAGGAAGCTGAGTACGATTCTTGCTTTGAAAATAAATAAGACAGACAAAAATGATGCACGAGGAATCGCAGAAGCCCTTCGATCAGGTATGTATACACGAGTACACTGTAAGCCCCAAGATTCAGTAGAAAAAAGCATTTTGTTAGTTTCCAGAAGAGCGCTAATTAAACAGCAAACGCAGTTAAAAAATACTGTAAGGGGCTTGCTTAAAAGTTACGGAATACGATTGGGATCTGTGGGATCCAAAAGATTTTCGTCTGTGGTTGTAAAGCAGATAGAAAAACAGGAAAAAAGTATTGTTCTGAGCATAACCTCTCTATTAAATACCTTTGATAAGGTAGTTGAGGAAGTAGAAAAACTGGATAAAGAAATGCTTAAGCTGGTCAGTCAAGATAAAGAAGTACAACGGCTTATGACAATCCCTGGCGTAGGACCTGTAACAGCATTAACCTATAAAACAGAAATTTTTGATCCCACTCGTTTTAACGATTCTAAATCAGTAGGAGCCTATCTTGGTATGACGCCTAAACAGTATGCCTCCGGAGAGGTGCAAAGACAGGGAAGAATTTCAAAATGTGGATCCAGTGAACTTAGATCTCTATTAGTTGAAGCCGGAATAGTAATGCTGACACGAAGTAAGAAATGGAGCAAGCTAAAAGCTTGGGGATTAAAAATCATGAGAAAAAAAGGAATGAAGAAAGCCGCCTTAGCAGTAGGTAGAAAGTTATCCGTAATTATGCATAAGATGCTGATTGAACAAAAAGAATTTATTTACGGTGAGCCAAAGGCAGCTTAA